The Streptomyces capitiformicae genome contains the following window.
CGGAACCGGAAGGCGGAGCGGCGGCCTCCAGCTCACCCCGCACCTTCACCACCCGCTCCCCCCAGTCCACCCCGTCGTCCACCAGACCGGCCCACAGCGGCCGCAGAACCTCGTCGTCGCCCCCGAGAAGCGGCACGCAACGGTCCAAACAAGCCAACCCGCTTGCCGTCAGACCGCGTTCGTCGGCCTGGGCGATCAGCTCCACCAGGCTCATCACGCCTCCCTCGATCTCGCTCGAACGTTACTGCGTGCGACGGCCCGGCCGTGTCACAGAGGCACGACCCCGAGCCGGTCGAGCAACCGGAAGAGGATGTTTTCAGCCAAGGGGTCCGCCGGTCCAGGGTCCGAGGTCAGTACGTCCACCAACGGCTGCTCGGCGACGACCCGCCCCGCCTCCGCCGCCCAGGAGACGGCCCGCTCGGCGGCGTCACGGGGTTCGAGGAAGTAGTCCTCGACGTCGCCCCCGAGGTACTCGGCCATGGCTCCCCGCGCGAGACAGGTGGTCCACGCCCCGCTCTCGGGCCCGGCGGCCTCGACGACCACACAGTCGCTGCCCATGACGTATCCGAACAACGCGGGCGCCCCGGTCTCCAGGGCAAGGGTGTTCATGTTCCCGACGCCCCGGGCGTCCTCGTCGCCGCTCGGGTACTCCCACACCTGCCACCCGCCCGCCGCCGACGTACGCAACCGCATGCCTCCGGCCGCCCCGGCCAACGCGTCCAGTTCCGCGAGCGGCCGCTCACTTCTGCCCACGACGTAGTACCCCCAGTACCCCATGCCGGGAATACACCACACCCGCACGGCAGTCCGCCCCCGGAATCGCGCAGTCCGCCCGGTCGTGCGGAGACGGACTCACACCGAAACGGGCTCCGGCGCACGCGGCCCACTCCTGGCCTTGTCGTCCTGCATGCGGGTGAGGGCCAGCACGAAGAGGGCCGCGAAGACGGCGGCCACGATCTCCAGCGTGTCCGCGAACAGCATGCGCTCGGCGGCCGACCGGTACTCCTCGACTGTCTCCGCCAAGATGTACGTCCGGTCCCCGAACTCCCCCGCGACCAAGCTGAGCAGCCACAGCGTCCACCAGATGTTGACGAGGGCGTGCGACCTGGGCTTGTCCCAAGGGCTGCTCGCGTCCCAGCAGTCGATCGCGATCCGGCGTGGGAACCACAGGCTCACGACCGGCACGAACCAGCCCCCGATCGCCCAGCCCCGCTTCTTCCGGTGCCCGAACGGCTGGAACACCTCGGCGTTGACCCGCACCCGGTGGAACCAGATCAGGAAGACGACGATCGTGGCGATGTAGGTGACCGTCTGGAGGAGACCGGCCAGGACGACGAGCCCGTCGGCGCGGTCGGAGTCGTCCGCGAGGGCCGCGCTCCAGCCGTCGTCCGCCACGCGGCCCATCACATCGAGGAGCGCGAGGTCCGCCCACACCGAGACCAGGTCGGCGACGGCGACCGCCCCGAGCAGGATCGCCACCGCCCGCCCGAGCCCCACCGGTGACCGCAGCCAGGCCGGGGGAACCATGGGCATGCCCGCGGCCAAGGGCGGGGCCTGCGGCAGGGCCCGGCCCACGTCCGGATGCAGATCCTCGGCCTCGCAGGCCCGGCACAGTGCTCCTCCGGGCGCCGACTCGAACTGCCGGCACCGCGTGCAGGTCATGAAGGTCCCCCCGTGTGGTCGAATCCGAGCCCGACTCTCCCCAGAACCTCACGCTCGGCAAGCGGAATCAGGCGGAACATACGGTGCACCCGCCCCGCGCGTCCACCCGATTCCCCACCCGGGAAGCTCAGCTCACCCGCCCCGCCAGCTCCCGGAACTCCGCCCAGGACATCCCCGGCTTCGCCGGATCCCACAGCTTCTGCGACAGCGCCCGCAGCGGCATGCGCACACCGGCGGCCACCTGCGCCTCGGTCTGTCGGTCGGCGAGGTCGCACCAGACGGCGAAGACGCCGCCGAGGATCTGGTCGTCGTAACTCGCGGAGACCGCGGTCGTGCCGCGCAGCACCCGTGGGGTCCACGACTCGTAGATGCGCTGCCCGGTCGGGTAGAAGAACTGGTTCGGCTCGCCGAGGACGTAGTACAGGAACTCGTCGTTGTAGTTGACGACCTGCCGCCCGGCGCTCAGATACTCGACCGGCGGCCGGGCCCCGATCTCCTTACCGGTCCAGTACGCGACCTGGATCGCCTTGTCCGCCTGGACCGACCCGCCCCGGAAGAACCCGTCGTTCCAGGCCCGCACGGTCCGGTCGTGGCCCCGCATCACCGCGGCCCGGTCGTTCAGCCAGCCGGTCGCCAGGTCCTCGACGGTCGCGCCGGCGCCGTACTTCTGCCGCGCGGCGGCGGCCAGCTGCGGATACGACGCCTCGGGGTTCGACACCATCAGCGCCCGGTACTCGTCGGCGCCGAGGTGCCAGTAGCGGCCGTCGAACAGCTCGGCGTACTCGTTCAGCAGGTCGTCGACGACCTCGGCGGCCTGCGGCTTGGAGATGTCGACGGCCCCGCGCGCGGCCACGCCCTGCGCGTTCACCAGCTGCAACCCCGGGTTGCCGGCGATCACCGCCCCCAGATGTCCGGGCGAGTCGATCTCGGGTACGACCTCGATGTGCCGGCTCTCCGCGAGGGCCAGGATGTCCTTCACCTGGGCCTTGGTCAGATGCTGCTGCGACACCACCTCGGGGTGGCTCGTGGACTCGATGCGGAAGCCCTGGTCGTCGGAGAAGTGCAGGCCGAGCTGGTTGTACTTCAGGTCGCCCAGCTCGCGTATGCGGTCCTCGATCCAGCCCGCCGTGAAGTGCTTGCGGGCGATGTCGAGCATGAACCCGCGCTGCGGCTTGGCCGGCTCGTCCCGTACGACACCCTCCGGCGCCGTACCGCCGCCGCGCACCTCCTGCTTCAGGGTGCGGGTCCCGTAGAAGACGCCCGCCTCGGTGGGCGCGGCTATCCGCACCCGGCCGTCCTTCACCGTCAGCGTGTACGCCTCCGACCCGGACCGCCCCGACCCGGTGAGCGCCAGCTCGACGTCCCCGTCCCGGGGCGCCACCTCGCCGGCGTACGCCAGGCCCAGCTCCTCAGCGGTCAGCCGTCCCTCGTCGGCCAGCGCCTTGTTCCCGACGACGACCCTGGCCCCGTCGGAGGGCTTCCAGCCGGGGCCCCGGGCGGCCTCGTGCTGCCGTACGGCCGGAATGGTCTGCGGCTTCCGCGACAGCGGGTACGTGCGCGAGGGCGACGGAGACGGGGAGGGGGAACCTGCGGAGTCCCTCACGTAGGACCGCGACTCCGACGGCTGCGACCCGCTCGGCGCCCGGGTGTCACCGCCCGGCCAGACGGTCACGGCCACGGCGACCGCCCCACCCGCGAGGGCGACACCCGTGCCGAGAAGCAACCCCTTCGAGGTGATCGCCGTCTTCCCACGGGGCGCCCGGCGCCGCCCACGGTTCACGAGGCGCTCCCGGCCCCGGTCAGCATCCGCCACATCTCAAGCACCCTTCCTCGCGTCCCCTGCTCTCCCGCACCCCCCTCTTCGAACTTACGACGTCCCACCGCCCGCCCCGTCCACCACAGGTGCCGAAACTCTCCCGTTCGGGTGAATTTCGGGCATCGAACAGACAGCACATGACCCGCCTCGATAACGTGGTAACCCCTCTCGCACCACCCGCCTTGCCTACCCCTACGCACCGCCGAGGACCCACGCTGCCTCCGCACCGTCTCCCGCACCTCCCCGGCCAGGTCGCCATACCGGAGCAGGTCCGCACCCCGAACGCCACGGCCCTGGAGCACTTCAACCACGCCCCCGCCGAGGCCGTCGAACAGACCCTCCTCACCTGCCTCCGCAGCCTCCGCTGGTCCCACCGCCTCACGGCCCACCGCCCCTACCCCGACCTCGAC
Protein-coding sequences here:
- a CDS encoding DUF4328 domain-containing protein, with protein sequence MTCTRCRQFESAPGGALCRACEAEDLHPDVGRALPQAPPLAAGMPMVPPAWLRSPVGLGRAVAILLGAVAVADLVSVWADLALLDVMGRVADDGWSAALADDSDRADGLVVLAGLLQTVTYIATIVVFLIWFHRVRVNAEVFQPFGHRKKRGWAIGGWFVPVVSLWFPRRIAIDCWDASSPWDKPRSHALVNIWWTLWLLSLVAGEFGDRTYILAETVEEYRSAAERMLFADTLEIVAAVFAALFVLALTRMQDDKARSGPRAPEPVSV
- a CDS encoding beta-N-acetylhexosaminidase, whose protein sequence is MNRGRRRAPRGKTAITSKGLLLGTGVALAGGAVAVAVTVWPGGDTRAPSGSQPSESRSYVRDSAGSPSPSPSPSRTYPLSRKPQTIPAVRQHEAARGPGWKPSDGARVVVGNKALADEGRLTAEELGLAYAGEVAPRDGDVELALTGSGRSGSEAYTLTVKDGRVRIAAPTEAGVFYGTRTLKQEVRGGGTAPEGVVRDEPAKPQRGFMLDIARKHFTAGWIEDRIRELGDLKYNQLGLHFSDDQGFRIESTSHPEVVSQQHLTKAQVKDILALAESRHIEVVPEIDSPGHLGAVIAGNPGLQLVNAQGVAARGAVDISKPQAAEVVDDLLNEYAELFDGRYWHLGADEYRALMVSNPEASYPQLAAAARQKYGAGATVEDLATGWLNDRAAVMRGHDRTVRAWNDGFFRGGSVQADKAIQVAYWTGKEIGARPPVEYLSAGRQVVNYNDEFLYYVLGEPNQFFYPTGQRIYESWTPRVLRGTTAVSASYDDQILGGVFAVWCDLADRQTEAQVAAGVRMPLRALSQKLWDPAKPGMSWAEFRELAGRVS